In Pseudomonadota bacterium, a genomic segment contains:
- a CDS encoding HIT domain-containing protein: MTDCRLCDAKALEQDPKGLAKRIAFPAPVFEGHQVVMTTNHHDRAEDVSPEEWQAVGTLIGAMNARLRDEPGFERCYLLAIGDADPHQLHMHVVPRFEGDPPLGPHIFGPQGWVAGRS, from the coding sequence ATGACGGATTGCCGGTTATGCGACGCCAAGGCGCTGGAACAGGATCCCAAGGGCCTGGCCAAACGGATCGCGTTTCCCGCCCCGGTCTTCGAGGGCCACCAGGTCGTCATGACCACCAACCACCACGACCGCGCCGAAGACGTCAGTCCCGAGGAATGGCAGGCGGTCGGCACCCTGATCGGCGCCATGAACGCCAGACTGCGCGACGAGCCCGGCTTCGAGCGCTGCTATCTCCTCGCCATCGGCGACGCCGATCCCCACCAGCTCCACATGCACGTGGTGCCGCGGTTCGAAGGCGACCCGCCGCTGGGGCCGCACATA